Proteins found in one Exiguobacterium sp. 9-2 genomic segment:
- a CDS encoding HesB/YadR/YfhF family protein: MKIHITDEALQYFKNEMEAQSGDTIRFFAKYGGSTDLTQGFSVGVHMEEVERAAVEEVVDGIHFVVSDQDDWLFQGQDVKVSIENEEIVFSQAKE, encoded by the coding sequence ATGAAAATTCATATTACAGACGAGGCATTGCAATACTTTAAAAATGAGATGGAAGCACAATCGGGCGATACGATTCGCTTTTTCGCAAAATATGGTGGATCAACGGATTTAACGCAAGGTTTCTCCGTCGGCGTTCATATGGAAGAAGTCGAACGGGCAGCGGTCGAGGAAGTCGTCGACGGTATTCATTTCGTCGTATCTGACCAAGATGACTGGTTATTCCAAGGACAAGACGTCAAAGTCTCGATCGAAAACGAAGAGATTGTTTTTTCACAAGCGAAGGAATGA
- the pruA gene encoding L-glutamate gamma-semialdehyde dehydrogenase, which yields MIPYKHEPFTDFSQEANKKAFEEALALVTQELGKDYPLVIGGKHVTTEDKIVSVNPANKEEIVGRVSKATQEHAEEAMQAAVTAFETWKFVNPSVRADVLFKAANIIRKRKHEFSAYLVKEAGKPWNEADADTAEAIDFLEYYARQMLVLKDGKKVESRPGEYNRYDYIPLGVGVIISPWNFPLAIMAGTAVAAIVAGNPILLKPASTTPVVAAKFVEVMEQAGLPAGVLNFVPGSGAEVGDYLVDHPKTRFISFTGSRDVGLRINERASKLNEGQIWLKRVIAEMGGKDTMVIDESADLDYAADMITKAAFGFSGQKCSACSRVVALDSVYDELLEKVVANTNKLSIGNPTDVSNNVGPVIDAAAFKKITSYFDVAKEEGRIVAGGTADDSTGFFVSPTVVADVQPTDRLMQEEIFGPVVAFTKAKDFKEAIDIANNTEYGLTGAVITQDRTNQEYARANFHVGNLYFNRGCTGAIVGYQPFGGFNMSGTDSKAGGPDYLTLHLQAKTTSEMF from the coding sequence ATGATTCCGTACAAACACGAACCATTCACGGACTTCTCACAAGAAGCAAACAAGAAAGCGTTCGAAGAGGCACTTGCACTCGTCACGCAAGAACTCGGCAAAGATTATCCGCTCGTCATCGGTGGAAAACATGTGACGACGGAAGATAAAATCGTCTCCGTCAATCCGGCCAACAAAGAAGAGATCGTCGGACGTGTCTCAAAAGCGACACAGGAACATGCAGAAGAAGCGATGCAAGCAGCAGTCACAGCCTTCGAAACATGGAAATTCGTCAATCCGTCTGTACGTGCGGACGTCCTATTCAAAGCAGCGAACATCATCCGTAAGCGGAAGCATGAGTTCTCTGCCTACCTCGTCAAAGAAGCAGGGAAGCCTTGGAATGAAGCGGATGCGGATACAGCAGAAGCAATCGACTTCCTCGAATACTACGCACGCCAGATGCTCGTCTTAAAAGACGGTAAGAAAGTCGAGAGTCGTCCAGGCGAATACAACCGTTACGATTACATTCCACTCGGTGTCGGTGTCATCATCTCACCATGGAACTTCCCACTCGCGATCATGGCTGGAACAGCCGTCGCAGCAATCGTGGCAGGGAACCCGATCCTCTTGAAACCAGCATCGACGACACCGGTCGTCGCAGCGAAATTCGTTGAAGTGATGGAGCAAGCTGGTCTTCCGGCAGGCGTCTTGAACTTCGTACCCGGTTCAGGAGCAGAAGTCGGCGACTACCTCGTCGATCACCCAAAAACACGTTTCATCAGCTTCACGGGATCACGTGATGTCGGTCTTCGCATCAATGAGCGGGCATCAAAACTGAACGAAGGTCAAATCTGGCTCAAACGTGTCATCGCGGAAATGGGCGGAAAAGATACGATGGTCATCGATGAGTCGGCTGACCTCGATTACGCAGCGGACATGATCACGAAAGCGGCATTCGGATTCTCAGGTCAAAAATGTTCAGCTTGTTCACGTGTCGTCGCACTCGACTCTGTCTATGACGAGTTGCTCGAAAAAGTCGTCGCGAACACAAACAAACTCAGCATCGGTAACCCGACGGATGTCTCAAACAATGTCGGACCAGTCATCGATGCAGCAGCCTTCAAGAAAATCACGTCGTACTTCGACGTCGCAAAAGAAGAAGGACGCATCGTCGCAGGTGGTACGGCTGACGATTCAACAGGATTCTTCGTCTCACCGACAGTCGTCGCGGACGTTCAACCAACGGATCGTTTGATGCAAGAAGAAATCTTTGGACCAGTCGTCGCCTTCACGAAAGCGAAAGATTTCAAAGAAGCAATCGATATCGCAAACAACACGGAATACGGATTGACAGGTGCTGTCATCACGCAAGACCGGACGAATCAAGAGTACGCACGTGCGAACTTCCACGTCGGTAACCTCTACTTCAACCGGGGTTGCACAGGCGCAATCGTTGGCTACCAACCATTTGGTGGGTTCAACATGTCAGGTACGGATTCGAAAGCGGGCGGACCGGATTACTTGACTTTACATCTTCAAGCAAAAACTACTTCAGAAATGTTCTGA
- the putP gene encoding sodium/proline symporter PutP, producing the protein MNGMWFAILLYLGLMVALGVIAYYRTKNMNDYMLGGRTIGPVVTALSAGASDMSGWLLMGLPGAMYATGLSSGWIVVGLLLGAYANWLLVAPRLRAYTAHAGDAITIPDYFEKRFHDKSGVLRTVSAGVILIFFIMYASSGFVAGGRLFEAVFGLEYTTGLWILAGVVIAYVFLGGFLAVSWTDVVQGMIMVIALLIVPAVALTLSGGINDTLETIRSTGGSKLELFKGTTTIGIISLLAWGLGYFGQPHIIVRFMAIRNLHEMKSARRVGMIWMTFSIVGAMVTGLIGYAYYTQQSAGLKNPENVFIQLSRDLFPGFITGLLLAALLAAIMSTISTQLLVSSSAATNDFYHRFFKRDASDRELMLMGRAMVLVVALLAILLSFGAEKSILTLVGYAWAGFGSAFGPVVLFSLLWRRMNKTGALASMITGSVVVIAWILINQNVEGLPSYISEMYEMIPAFIASTIALVIGSLVTKEPSQAIYDEFDQVQAQLKGAEPERKIV; encoded by the coding sequence ATGAACGGAATGTGGTTCGCGATTTTGCTATATCTCGGCCTGATGGTCGCACTTGGCGTCATTGCGTATTATCGGACGAAGAACATGAATGACTATATGCTTGGAGGACGTACGATCGGTCCCGTCGTCACGGCGCTCTCTGCAGGAGCAAGTGACATGAGTGGGTGGCTGTTGATGGGTTTACCGGGTGCGATGTATGCAACTGGTCTGTCCAGTGGATGGATTGTCGTCGGATTATTACTTGGCGCCTATGCCAACTGGTTACTCGTCGCGCCTCGTCTGCGTGCGTATACGGCACATGCAGGGGATGCAATCACGATTCCCGATTACTTTGAAAAACGATTCCACGATAAAAGTGGTGTTTTGCGTACCGTTTCAGCTGGAGTTATTTTAATATTCTTTATAATGTACGCATCAAGTGGTTTTGTCGCAGGTGGTCGTTTATTCGAAGCTGTCTTTGGTCTTGAATATACAACAGGTCTTTGGATTCTCGCAGGCGTCGTCATTGCGTATGTCTTCCTCGGTGGTTTCCTTGCCGTCAGTTGGACGGACGTCGTGCAAGGGATGATCATGGTCATCGCATTGCTGATCGTACCAGCTGTCGCGCTGACTTTAAGTGGTGGGATTAATGATACACTGGAGACGATCCGGTCGACAGGCGGCTCGAAACTGGAACTGTTCAAAGGGACGACGACGATCGGTATCATCTCGCTTCTCGCGTGGGGACTCGGCTATTTTGGACAGCCGCATATCATCGTTCGTTTCATGGCGATTCGTAACTTACATGAGATGAAGTCGGCGCGTCGTGTCGGGATGATTTGGATGACGTTCTCGATCGTTGGTGCAATGGTGACGGGCTTGATCGGATATGCCTATTACACGCAACAAAGTGCGGGATTAAAAAATCCAGAGAATGTCTTCATTCAATTATCACGTGACCTTTTCCCAGGGTTCATTACAGGGTTGTTGCTTGCAGCCTTACTTGCTGCGATCATGTCGACGATTTCGACGCAGCTGCTCGTTTCTTCAAGTGCGGCAACGAATGATTTCTATCACCGTTTCTTTAAACGTGATGCTTCAGACCGTGAATTGATGTTGATGGGGCGTGCTATGGTTCTTGTCGTAGCGCTTCTTGCGATTCTCTTATCATTCGGTGCGGAGAAGTCGATCTTAACACTCGTCGGATACGCGTGGGCTGGTTTTGGTTCAGCGTTCGGTCCGGTCGTGCTGTTCAGCTTACTGTGGCGCCGGATGAACAAGACGGGAGCACTCGCTTCAATGATCACGGGATCCGTCGTTGTCATTGCTTGGATTCTCATTAACCAGAATGTTGAGGGATTACCATCGTACATTTCGGAAATGTATGAGATGATTCCAGCATTCATCGCTTCGACGATCGCGCTCGTTATCGGTAGTCTCGTGACGAAGGAACCGAGTCAAGCGATCTATGATGAGTTCGATCAAGTACAAGCGCAACTAAAAGGTGCAGAGCCTGAGCGGAAAATCGTCTAA
- a CDS encoding peptide ABC transporter substrate-binding protein, with amino-acid sequence MKKKKALALVGALTIAGSSLAACSTTDEGKKEGGSTSGDKTSDKQVLNLTSGSDIPALSPTVATDSVSFTVLNNVQEGLFRLDDKQEATPGVAESVDVSEDGLTYTFKLRDSKWSDGSDVTAKDFEYAWKRVLDPKSGSQYAYIMYIIDGAEAYNTGKGKADDVAVKAVDDKTLEVKLTQPAEYFKSLTGFGSFMPLKQEFVEKQGKNFATKPDTFLYNGPFTLSDWKTEVGWSFKKNDQYWDKDNVKLDDINFKIVKEVSTSVNLYEKGDVDQVGLTSEFVDQYKDSKEFDTRLDASMYYIQMNFKNELLKNKDIRKAIDSGYDKAQMAKVLLNNGSIPAYYYVPKDFAKGPDGKDFRDGNEGFGSYDASSAKASFEKGLKEVGKKSVKLELLSYDDDNSKKISEYLKGEWEKNLPGLEVTIKQQPFKNKLDLESKGEFELSFAGWGPDYQDPMTFLDMWVTGGPYNRGKYTSDKYDSLIKSAQKEVDAAKRWQSLKDAEKTLLEDDQAISVMYQRGASFLRKPYVKGVVNHKVGADTSYKWASIEGK; translated from the coding sequence ATGAAGAAGAAAAAGGCACTCGCACTCGTCGGAGCACTGACAATCGCTGGATCAAGTCTTGCGGCATGTTCGACGACAGATGAAGGTAAAAAAGAAGGCGGCTCGACGTCAGGCGACAAAACTTCAGACAAACAAGTCTTGAACTTAACGAGCGGTTCAGACATTCCGGCTCTTAGCCCGACAGTCGCAACGGACTCTGTATCCTTCACGGTATTGAACAACGTTCAAGAAGGTCTGTTCCGTCTTGACGACAAACAAGAAGCAACACCAGGTGTTGCTGAGAGTGTAGATGTTTCGGAAGATGGACTTACATACACGTTCAAACTTCGTGATTCAAAATGGTCGGATGGCAGCGATGTCACAGCAAAAGACTTCGAATATGCGTGGAAACGCGTCCTCGATCCGAAGAGCGGTTCGCAATATGCGTATATCATGTATATCATCGACGGTGCGGAAGCGTACAACACGGGTAAAGGGAAAGCAGATGACGTTGCAGTTAAAGCGGTCGACGACAAAACACTCGAAGTCAAGTTGACGCAACCGGCTGAATACTTCAAATCATTGACTGGTTTTGGTTCATTCATGCCGCTCAAGCAAGAATTCGTCGAAAAACAAGGGAAAAACTTTGCGACGAAGCCGGATACATTCCTCTACAACGGACCATTCACCCTCTCGGATTGGAAGACGGAAGTCGGCTGGAGCTTTAAGAAGAACGACCAGTACTGGGATAAAGACAACGTCAAGCTCGATGACATCAACTTCAAGATCGTTAAGGAAGTCTCAACGAGCGTCAACCTTTACGAAAAAGGTGATGTCGACCAAGTCGGTCTGACGAGTGAGTTCGTTGATCAGTACAAAGATAGCAAAGAGTTCGATACGCGTCTTGATGCGTCAATGTACTACATCCAAATGAACTTCAAGAATGAACTCTTGAAAAACAAGGATATCCGTAAAGCGATCGATTCGGGATACGATAAAGCGCAGATGGCGAAAGTCCTCTTGAACAACGGTTCGATCCCTGCGTACTACTATGTACCAAAAGACTTCGCAAAAGGTCCAGACGGTAAAGACTTCCGTGACGGCAACGAAGGCTTCGGTTCATACGACGCTTCTTCAGCCAAAGCATCGTTCGAAAAAGGTCTCAAAGAAGTCGGTAAGAAATCGGTGAAACTCGAGCTTCTTTCGTACGATGATGACAACTCGAAGAAAATCTCTGAGTACCTCAAAGGCGAGTGGGAGAAAAACCTTCCAGGTCTTGAAGTCACGATCAAACAACAACCGTTCAAGAACAAATTGGATCTTGAATCAAAAGGTGAGTTCGAACTGTCATTCGCAGGATGGGGACCTGACTATCAGGATCCGATGACGTTCCTCGATATGTGGGTAACAGGTGGACCATACAACCGTGGTAAGTACACAAGCGATAAGTATGATTCACTCATCAAATCGGCTCAAAAAGAAGTCGATGCAGCAAAACGTTGGCAGTCACTGAAAGATGCTGAGAAAACACTCCTTGAGGATGATCAAGCCATCTCAGT
- the bcp gene encoding thioredoxin-dependent thiol peroxidase gives MQAPTFTLPNAQGEPISLEDYRGKKVVLYFYPKDSTPGCTTEACDFRDATQAFEENNTVILGVSADSQKRHQNFIAKYELPFQLLSDVDHEVCEQYGVWQLKKNYGKEYYGIVRSTFLIDESGEIVKEWRSVKVKDHVAEALQYVQEQK, from the coding sequence ATGCAAGCACCAACATTCACCCTTCCAAATGCACAAGGAGAACCAATCTCCCTTGAGGATTATCGCGGAAAAAAAGTCGTACTTTATTTCTATCCAAAGGATTCAACGCCGGGTTGTACGACCGAGGCATGTGATTTCCGAGATGCGACGCAAGCTTTTGAAGAGAACAACACCGTCATTCTCGGCGTCTCCGCCGATAGCCAGAAGCGTCATCAGAACTTTATCGCGAAATACGAATTACCGTTTCAATTGTTATCAGATGTCGATCACGAAGTCTGTGAACAATATGGCGTCTGGCAATTAAAGAAGAACTACGGTAAGGAATATTATGGAATCGTACGCTCGACTTTCTTAATCGATGAATCCGGTGAAATCGTCAAGGAATGGCGTAGTGTGAAAGTAAAAGATCACGTCGCAGAAGCACTTCAATACGTACAAGAACAGAAATAA